The following are encoded in a window of Novosphingobium sp. THN1 genomic DNA:
- a CDS encoding helicase HerA-like domain-containing protein, with the protein MDDIYLGLGSNGERQVLRLGRANRHGLIAGATGTGKTVTLQGIAEQFSLRGVPVFMADVKGDLAGIAMPGSPTFKHAASLESRAKELGIEDYAYSDNPAVFWDLYGESGHPIRTTISEMGPLLLARLMGLNDTQEGVLNIAFRYADDNALLLIDLPDLQSVLMACAENASALSGKYGNVSKASVGTIQRQLLAFESQGADRFFGEPAFEVNDFLKVDEQGRGMVNVLAADKLMQSPKLYATFLLWLLSELFEALPEVGDPEKPCLVFFFDEAHLLFDDAPQALMEKVEQVVRLIRSKGVGVYFVTQNPIDIPEKIAGQLGNRVQHALRAFTPRDQKAIRAAAETFRINKDLDVETVITELKVGEALVSTLNEDGSPSVVQRTLIAPPRSRLGPLSPKERAVIQSVSPFDGKYDTAVNRESAAEVLAQKAADAAAAAQQVEEQGEEAQRASPRRTTTMWEKAGKAAAGAVASSAGAVIAASITGKKSRAAPVASGVTAMVGSIATSIGGEALGRFARGILGGLLR; encoded by the coding sequence ATGGACGATATCTACCTTGGCCTTGGTTCCAACGGCGAACGGCAGGTGCTGCGCCTTGGCCGCGCCAACCGCCACGGGCTGATCGCGGGCGCGACGGGTACCGGCAAGACGGTGACGCTGCAGGGCATTGCCGAACAGTTCTCGCTGCGCGGCGTACCCGTGTTCATGGCCGACGTGAAAGGCGACCTTGCGGGCATCGCCATGCCGGGAAGCCCTACCTTCAAGCACGCTGCCAGCCTCGAATCGCGGGCCAAGGAACTGGGCATCGAGGACTATGCCTATTCCGACAATCCCGCAGTGTTCTGGGACCTCTATGGCGAATCTGGCCACCCGATCCGCACGACCATTTCCGAAATGGGCCCGCTGCTGCTGGCACGGCTGATGGGCCTGAACGATACGCAGGAAGGCGTGCTCAACATCGCGTTCCGCTATGCCGATGACAACGCGCTGCTGCTGATCGACCTTCCCGATCTGCAATCGGTGCTAATGGCCTGCGCCGAGAATGCCAGCGCGCTTTCGGGCAAGTACGGCAACGTCTCGAAGGCCAGCGTCGGCACGATCCAGCGCCAGTTGCTGGCCTTCGAAAGCCAGGGTGCGGACCGGTTCTTCGGCGAACCGGCGTTCGAGGTGAACGACTTCCTGAAAGTGGACGAGCAGGGCCGCGGCATGGTCAATGTCCTCGCCGCCGACAAGCTGATGCAGAGCCCCAAGCTCTATGCCACGTTCCTGCTGTGGCTGCTGTCGGAACTGTTCGAGGCGCTGCCCGAAGTGGGCGATCCGGAGAAGCCGTGCCTCGTGTTCTTCTTCGACGAGGCGCACCTGCTGTTCGACGATGCCCCGCAGGCGCTGATGGAGAAGGTGGAGCAGGTCGTCCGCCTGATCCGCTCGAAGGGCGTGGGCGTCTATTTCGTGACGCAGAACCCGATCGACATTCCGGAGAAGATCGCAGGCCAGCTGGGCAACCGCGTGCAGCACGCGCTGCGCGCGTTCACCCCGCGCGACCAGAAGGCGATCCGCGCGGCGGCGGAGACCTTCCGCATCAACAAGGATCTCGATGTCGAGACGGTCATCACCGAGCTGAAAGTGGGTGAGGCGCTGGTCTCGACGCTGAACGAGGATGGCTCGCCCTCGGTCGTCCAGCGCACGCTGATCGCCCCGCCGCGCTCGCGCCTCGGGCCTCTCAGCCCCAAGGAGCGCGCGGTGATCCAGTCGGTCAGTCCGTTCGATGGCAAGTACGATACTGCGGTGAACCGCGAATCCGCCGCCGAAGTGCTGGCGCAGAAGGCGGCAGATGCGGCAGCGGCGGCGCAGCAGGTGGAGGAGCAGGGCGAAGAGGCCCAACGCGCCTCGCCCCGCCGGACCACGACGATGTGGGAGAAGGCTGGCAAGGCGGCGGCGGGCGCGGTCGCCTCATCCGCTGGCGCAGTGATCGCCGCCAGCATCACCGGCAAGAAATCCCGCGCGGCGCCAGTGGCTTCGGGCGTGACCGCAATGGTCGGCTCGATCGCCACGTCGATCGGCGGCGAAGCACTGGGCCGCTTTGCGCGCGGAATTCTGGGCGGGTTGTTGCGTTAA
- a CDS encoding pyridoxal phosphate-dependent aminotransferase, with amino-acid sequence MTQLSQALARIAPSRTTAITDRAIQLRAEGRDVISLSVGEPDFATPAHVVQAAKDALDAGDTKYTAVVGTQRLREAAALHFKRDLGIKVPPSQLIVSAGGKQAIFHALLATLDPGDEVLIPAPWWVSYPEIVRFAGAEVVDLPTDAAGDFRITTEQLEAAITPATRWLLLNSPGNPTGATYPAEELRALGEVLRRHPRVLVMSDDIYAPLRYGEGLHATLAVECPDLADRILTVSGVSKSHAMTGFRIGVSAGPAWLIGAMGRLQSHSSGNPASISQAAAVAAFEGPQEFLVDWRERFRARRDMVCAAINAIPGLSTPIPDGAFYCMVDAAPLMARFGDDEALCLHLLESGVAVVPASAFGGKDGFRISFAADEAKLEEALRRIAKAVA; translated from the coding sequence ATGACACAGCTTTCCCAAGCCCTCGCGCGGATCGCGCCATCGCGCACCACCGCCATCACCGACCGCGCCATCCAGTTGCGCGCCGAAGGACGCGACGTGATCTCGCTCTCGGTGGGTGAGCCCGACTTCGCCACTCCCGCCCATGTCGTGCAGGCCGCGAAGGACGCGCTCGACGCGGGCGATACCAAGTACACCGCCGTCGTCGGCACGCAGCGCTTGCGCGAAGCGGCCGCGCTGCACTTCAAGCGCGACCTCGGCATTAAAGTGCCCCCCTCGCAGTTGATCGTCAGCGCGGGCGGCAAGCAGGCGATCTTCCACGCGCTGCTTGCCACGCTCGATCCGGGCGACGAGGTGCTGATCCCCGCGCCATGGTGGGTCAGCTACCCCGAAATCGTGCGCTTTGCAGGCGCCGAAGTCGTGGACCTGCCGACCGATGCGGCAGGCGACTTCCGCATCACGACCGAGCAACTAGAAGCCGCGATCACCCCTGCCACCCGCTGGCTGCTGCTCAACAGCCCCGGCAACCCCACCGGCGCGACCTATCCTGCCGAGGAGTTGCGCGCGCTGGGCGAAGTGCTGCGCCGCCATCCGCGGGTGCTGGTGATGAGCGACGACATCTACGCACCACTCCGCTATGGCGAGGGCCTTCACGCCACGCTCGCCGTGGAATGCCCGGACCTTGCCGACCGTATCCTGACGGTTTCCGGCGTGTCCAAGAGCCACGCCATGACCGGCTTCCGCATCGGCGTATCGGCAGGCCCCGCCTGGCTGATCGGCGCGATGGGGCGGCTGCAATCACACTCGTCGGGCAATCCCGCCTCTATTTCGCAGGCCGCTGCCGTTGCCGCATTCGAAGGCCCGCAGGAGTTCCTGGTCGACTGGCGCGAACGCTTCCGCGCGCGGCGTGACATGGTCTGTGCCGCAATCAACGCGATCCCCGGCCTCTCGACCCCGATCCCCGACGGCGCGTTCTACTGCATGGTCGATGCCGCGCCACTGATGGCACGGTTCGGGGATGACGAGGCGCTGTGCCTCCACCTGCTTGAAAGCGGCGTGGCGGTTGTCCCTGCCTCGGCCTTCGGCGGCAAGGACGGCTTCCGCATCAGCTTCGCGGCGGACGAAGCAAAACTCGAAGAAGCGCTGCGGCGTATAGCAAAGGCGGTAGCGTGA
- a CDS encoding RluA family pseudouridine synthase encodes MDFSILFEDGEALVIDKPAGLPLDPPRAGGDSLENHLDALRFGFQREPQPVHRLDQDTSGCLLLARNPKALKRFSAAFEAREVEKVYLGIVAGEVQGESGTIELALSKISSAEKGWRMIPAKKGKPAVTHWKVLSRKPGLTLVEFRPETGRTHQIRIHALAGLGHALVGDPIYGDGKLAWRTMLHASELVVKRDGKPPIDAYSPIPLDFAAFGFELPAPEQPDTDLPDIGA; translated from the coding sequence ATCGACTTTTCCATCCTGTTCGAAGACGGCGAAGCGCTGGTGATCGACAAGCCTGCGGGCCTGCCGCTCGACCCGCCCCGCGCTGGTGGCGACAGTCTCGAGAACCATCTCGACGCCTTGCGCTTCGGCTTCCAGCGCGAGCCGCAGCCGGTTCACCGGCTCGATCAGGACACCTCCGGCTGCCTGCTGCTCGCCCGCAATCCGAAGGCGCTGAAGCGCTTTTCCGCCGCATTCGAGGCGCGCGAGGTAGAGAAAGTCTATCTCGGCATTGTCGCCGGCGAAGTGCAGGGCGAAAGCGGCACGATCGAACTCGCCCTGTCCAAGATCAGCTCGGCCGAGAAGGGCTGGCGCATGATCCCGGCGAAGAAGGGCAAGCCAGCCGTCACGCACTGGAAAGTGCTGTCGCGCAAGCCCGGCTTGACGCTGGTGGAATTCCGCCCCGAGACCGGCCGCACCCACCAGATCCGCATCCACGCCCTCGCCGGGCTTGGCCACGCACTGGTCGGCGATCCGATCTACGGCGATGGCAAGCTTGCCTGGCGCACCATGCTGCACGCCTCGGAATTGGTGGTGAAGCGCGACGGCAAGCCGCCGATCGACGCCTATTCGCCAATACCGCTCGATTTTGCGGCGTTCGGGTTCGAACTGCCTGCTCCTGAGCAACCGGACACTGATCTTCCGGACATCGGGGCCTGA
- the murA gene encoding UDP-N-acetylglucosamine 1-carboxyvinyltransferase yields the protein MDKIIIRGGKRLSGTVPVSGAKNSALTLLPCALLTDEPVTLRNLPRLADIDGFQHLMNQFGVSTSIAGARPEDFGRVMTLQATRLTSSVAPYDLVRKMRASILVLGPMLARAGEATVSLPGGCAIGNRPIDLHLKALEALGATIELAAGYVRAIAPDGGLPGGRYSFPVVSVGATENALMTAVLCKGKSTLHNAAREPEIVDLCNLLVAMGAQIEGIGTSDLTIHGVDRLHGATYMVMPDRIEAGSYACAAAITGGDVMLQGARIEDMEATVQALRDAGVHVEPRKGGIYVAADGPLKPVTLSTAPYPGFATDMQAQLMAMLCLAKGSSVLTETIFENRYMHVPELNRMGARIETKGRTAVVHGVDKLTGAEVMATDLRASMSLVIAGLAAEGETLVHRLYHLDRGYERLEEKLSLLGAEIDRVGGD from the coding sequence ATGGACAAGATCATCATCCGTGGCGGCAAGCGCCTTTCGGGAACGGTGCCGGTTTCGGGCGCCAAGAATTCGGCCCTCACGCTGCTGCCTTGCGCGCTGCTGACCGATGAGCCGGTGACGCTGCGCAACCTGCCGCGCCTGGCCGACATCGACGGTTTCCAGCACCTGATGAACCAGTTCGGGGTTTCCACCTCGATCGCAGGCGCGCGGCCCGAGGATTTCGGCCGGGTGATGACGCTGCAGGCGACGCGGCTGACCTCGTCGGTCGCGCCCTATGATCTGGTGCGCAAGATGCGCGCGTCGATCCTCGTGCTCGGGCCGATGCTGGCGCGCGCGGGCGAGGCGACGGTTTCGCTGCCCGGCGGCTGCGCCATCGGCAACCGTCCGATCGACCTTCACCTCAAGGCGCTGGAAGCGCTGGGCGCGACGATCGAACTGGCCGCCGGTTACGTGCGCGCAATCGCGCCGGATGGCGGCCTGCCGGGTGGGCGCTATTCGTTCCCCGTCGTCTCTGTCGGCGCAACCGAGAATGCGCTGATGACCGCCGTGCTGTGCAAGGGCAAGTCCACCCTGCACAACGCCGCGCGCGAGCCGGAAATCGTCGACCTGTGCAATCTGCTGGTGGCGATGGGTGCGCAGATCGAGGGCATCGGCACGTCGGACCTGACGATCCATGGCGTCGACCGCCTGCACGGCGCGACCTACATGGTCATGCCCGACCGCATCGAGGCCGGGTCCTATGCCTGTGCCGCCGCGATCACCGGCGGAGATGTCATGCTCCAGGGCGCGCGGATCGAGGACATGGAAGCGACCGTGCAGGCGCTGCGTGATGCCGGCGTTCATGTCGAGCCGCGCAAGGGCGGCATTTACGTGGCTGCCGATGGGCCGCTGAAGCCGGTAACGCTCTCGACCGCGCCTTATCCCGGCTTTGCCACCGACATGCAGGCACAGCTGATGGCCATGCTGTGCCTTGCCAAGGGGTCTTCGGTGCTGACCGAGACGATCTTCGAGAACCGCTACATGCACGTGCCGGAACTGAACCGCATGGGCGCGCGGATCGAGACCAAGGGCCGCACCGCCGTGGTCCATGGCGTCGACAAGCTGACCGGTGCGGAAGTCATGGCGACCGACTTGCGCGCTTCGATGAGCCTGGTCATTGCCGGCCTTGCCGCCGAGGGCGAAACCCTGGTGCATCGCCTCTATCACCTCGACCGAGGGTATGAGCGGCTTGAGGAGAAGCTCTCGCTGCTGGGTGCCGAGATCGATCGCGTCGGGGGCGACTGA
- a CDS encoding TetR/AcrR family transcriptional regulator encodes MARAGRQAEEPELAVETVSRKPQQGRSKASLERMLSAARELMLERGSEDFTLQDVNQKGNVSIGSIYLRFQSKDNLVRAVIARALEDIAAAEDAMVAEVLAQSPTLDEFMPRYVAGYAEVLRVNAPLLRLAMERASFDPLVSKPGKDHAFRATQLGMNAMLHYRDTFGGSDHETRANSAYKIVFATLARQLSLGSSGEAAHDYDWEVLKRELGRMCLAYLRAP; translated from the coding sequence ATGGCACGAGCGGGTAGGCAGGCGGAAGAACCGGAACTGGCAGTTGAAACGGTCAGCCGCAAGCCCCAGCAGGGCCGGAGCAAGGCTTCGCTGGAGCGGATGCTGTCCGCAGCGCGCGAACTGATGCTGGAGCGGGGCAGCGAAGACTTTACGCTGCAGGACGTGAACCAGAAGGGTAACGTCTCCATCGGTTCGATCTACCTGCGATTCCAGAGCAAGGACAACCTGGTCCGCGCGGTGATTGCCCGTGCGCTTGAAGACATTGCCGCTGCCGAAGATGCGATGGTGGCCGAGGTGCTGGCGCAGTCCCCCACGCTTGACGAGTTCATGCCGCGCTACGTGGCGGGCTATGCCGAAGTGTTGCGCGTGAATGCGCCGCTGCTGCGCCTTGCGATGGAACGGGCGTCGTTCGATCCGCTTGTTTCCAAGCCGGGCAAGGATCACGCCTTCCGTGCGACGCAGCTCGGCATGAACGCGATGCTCCACTATCGCGACACGTTTGGCGGCAGCGACCATGAGACCAGGGCCAATTCGGCCTACAAGATCGTCTTCGCCACGCTGGCGCGCCAGCTCAGCCTCGGCTCCTCGGGCGAAGCGGCACATGATTATGACTGGGAAGTCCTGAAGCGCGAACTTGGCCGCATGTGCCTGGCGTATCTGCGCGCTCCCTGA